TCGGTCGTGGTAGATCAGGTAGCCGTCCTCGGTCCGCTCGACGATGTCGCCGGTGCGGAACCACTCGGGGTCGGCGTCCTCGGGGTCGTCAGGGATCGTCGTGAACGCGTCCTCGGTCGCCTCCGGCCGGTTCCAGTAGCCCTGCGTCACGTTCGGGCCCTTCACGAGGAGTTCGCCGATCTCGCCGTCGGCTTTCTCTTTCCGGTCCGGGCCGATCACGGTGTCGTCGAGGTAGGTCTCCATGTCGACGACCGGCGGGCCGAGGGTCCCCGGGCGGGGGTCCTCGGCGGGGTTCGTGGAGACGACCGGCGACGTCTCGGTGAGGCCGTAGCCCTCGAAGATCTCCAGTCCCATCCCGCGGAACAGCTCGGCGAGGTCCTTGTTGAGGCTGCCGCCGCCGCTGACGAAGTAGTCGATGTTGCCCCCGAGCTGGTCTTTGACCTGCTGGAAGACCAGTTTGTTCGCGACGTAGTACTCCAGCTTGAGTCGCTTGCTCGGATCGTCGGTCCGACCGTACTCCCGGCCGATCTCGAGGGCGCGATTGAAGATCTTCTCCTTGAGGTCCGAGGAGGCCGCCTGCTCGCGCATGGCGTCGAACACCTTCTCGTAGACCCGTGGCACGCTCGTCGCCGTCGAGGGCTGGACCGCCGCCATGTCCTCCTGGACGGTGTCGGGACTCTCGGCGTAGGCCACCGTCGCTCCCGCACCGAACATGGAGAAGTGGCCCGCGGTCCGCTCGAAGACGTGGGCCAGCGGGAGGAAGGAGAGCGTCTTCACGTCCGAATCCAGCACCGGAAGGTCCTCGTCCTTGTCCGGTCGGGGCCCGAACCGCTTGCGGATCTGCGAGACGTTCGCCCGGAAGTTGGCGTGGGTCAACTGGACGCCCTTGGGTTTCCCCGTCGTCCCGGACGTGTAGATGAGACTCGCCAGGTCTTCGGGCGACTGCTGGTCGAGCCAGGACTGGTACTCGGCCTCGTCGAAGGCTTCGCGCCCCAGTTCGTGGACTTCAGCCAGCGTGTAGATGTCGTCGTTCTCGTCGTAGACGTCCACGTCGTCGACGATGACGACGAACTCGACGTCGGTGTCGTCCTGCACGTCGAGGACGCGGGCCAGCAGTTCCTCGTTCTCGACGACGACCCCCGTCGCCCCCGGATCGGAGAGGAGGTAGCGGACCTGGCGCGGCGAGGATTCGGTGTAGATGGTCGTGACGACGCCGCCGGCGGCCAGCACGCCGAGGTCGGCCTGGGCCCACTCCATGCGGGTGTTCGAGAAGAGCCCCACCTTCTCCCCGTGGTCGACGCCGAGTTCGCGGAAGCCGGCCGCGAGGTTGCGGACGATCTCGGCCATCCGGTCGTAGGTCACCAGCCCCCACTCGCCCTCGGCGGGTTCGGGGAGCACGTCGTCGGTCAGCGACCGGTCGTAGACGCCGCCCTTGTACTGCTGGGCCGGGAGGTCCGCGTGGCGCTCGGCGCTTTGCTCGAATAGCTGGGGGATCGTCCCCGTCCCCGTGACTTCGTCGCTGTACTCCCGCTCTCGTTCCAACAACTCCGCGGTGGTGGTCATTATGGATACCCAGGCGGTCCCACATTATAATACGTGGTGAAATGACTTCGAAACCGAAGAAAAGAGGCTATCCACCCGACCGAACGTCGGCGACGGTGAACTCGCGACCGCAGTCACGACACCGGTACGTGCCGATTCCGACTTTCCCGAGCGTGCGCGTCCGACTACACGACGGGCAGGCGATGTCGACGAGGAGAGTCACGACAGTCGGAACGCGAGGGAGCGTCTTCAACCTCCCGGCGGTCGACGGGCGTCCGCCGATCGGGACCGCGTGTTTTTTGCCCCGTTCGGTCGCGGTGGCGGACGTGCGAAGGCTTCCAGTCCCGCTCGTTCCGACCTGGGTGCGGTGGCTCGGCGTGGCCGCCGTCGCCGGGTTCGTGTTCGCCACCTCGGTGCTCGTCGCGCCGCCGTCCGAGCCAGTGGTCCCGGGGAAGGTCGATCCCGTCCCGCTCGACAAGTGGCGGCACTTCCTCGCGTACGCCGCGATCGCCTACGCGCTGGCCTACGCGCTCGCGGACTCGGACCGCCCACGAATCCAGCTGGCGGTCGGCGTCGTCTGCCTGACCGTGTTGTACGGGATCGGGATCGAACTCTGGCAGTGGACGATCCCGAACCGCTTCTTCAGCCTCGCAGACGCGTACGCCAACGCCCTGGGTGCCGCGCTCGTCGTGGCCTGGTACGCCATCGAGCCCAGACTGGACTACCGGCCGGTGTTGACGGTCCTCTCACGCGGGGAGAGTGCCTCCCCCGAAGACGTCTCGTAGCCCAGAGAAACGGGTCACTCGGGCGCGACGGATTCCAGCCCGCCCGGGATCCGTTCTAGCACGTCGAAATCCACGGCGGCGGCCTCGCAGCGCTCGACCGACAGCCCGTCCTCCGCTTCCGCGACCACGAGGACGCCCGCGTCGCCGTCGACCGCGTCCGTTTCCGGCCCGGGAGCCGTCGTCGGACCCGTGATCGCGGGCCCGCTGGACGCCCCGCGCGCGAGGACGACCCGCTCGTCGTCCCGGAACAGGACGGCCCCTTCGAGCGACCAGGGCAACACCGCAGCCAGCTCGCCGAGTCGTCGAGCGAGGGCCTCGAACCCGTCCGCGGCGGCCGGTCCCGCCGCCTCCGCCGTCCCGTCGTCGCGCTCGCCGTCGTCCTCGGGTGACAATACCATACACGATCTAGCCACCTGGTGCGGATAAGTCTTCGACCCGGTTCGAGCGCCGAGGGGCGGTTTCCGGCACGCCCGTCCGAGGCCTCCTGCCGGTCGACCTCGCGCCCCTCAATCGTCCGCGATCGAGGGTGACTCGCCGCCTTCTGCCTGGGCGGTCCACAGCCCCGCGTACTCCCCGTCGGCCGCC
Above is a genomic segment from Halorientalis sp. LT38 containing:
- a CDS encoding VanZ family protein, producing the protein MRRLPVPLVPTWVRWLGVAAVAGFVFATSVLVAPPSEPVVPGKVDPVPLDKWRHFLAYAAIAYALAYALADSDRPRIQLAVGVVCLTVLYGIGIELWQWTIPNRFFSLADAYANALGAALVVAWYAIEPRLDYRPVLTVLSRGESASPEDVS
- a CDS encoding AMP-dependent synthetase/ligase; the protein is MTTTAELLEREREYSDEVTGTGTIPQLFEQSAERHADLPAQQYKGGVYDRSLTDDVLPEPAEGEWGLVTYDRMAEIVRNLAAGFRELGVDHGEKVGLFSNTRMEWAQADLGVLAAGGVVTTIYTESSPRQVRYLLSDPGATGVVVENEELLARVLDVQDDTDVEFVVIVDDVDVYDENDDIYTLAEVHELGREAFDEAEYQSWLDQQSPEDLASLIYTSGTTGKPKGVQLTHANFRANVSQIRKRFGPRPDKDEDLPVLDSDVKTLSFLPLAHVFERTAGHFSMFGAGATVAYAESPDTVQEDMAAVQPSTATSVPRVYEKVFDAMREQAASSDLKEKIFNRALEIGREYGRTDDPSKRLKLEYYVANKLVFQQVKDQLGGNIDYFVSGGGSLNKDLAELFRGMGLEIFEGYGLTETSPVVSTNPAEDPRPGTLGPPVVDMETYLDDTVIGPDRKEKADGEIGELLVKGPNVTQGYWNRPEATEDAFTTIPDDPEDADPEWFRTGDIVERTEDGYLIYHDRLKQLLVLSTGKNVAPGPIEGAFATSERVDQVMVMGDEQKFVSALIVPDFEAIERWADEAGIDLPEDPDDICDDERVREWVAEAVDEVNEGFEKHEQIKQFELVHVEWTPENDMLTSSMKLKRRNIRDEFFHKVQAIYGEEASAD